The proteins below come from a single Candidatus Poribacteria bacterium genomic window:
- a CDS encoding DGQHR domain-containing protein: MKKLYLPSLRGIMGDWVYYPTLMKLKDIAERVKIAEEIHQSKTLSEMVQREIKRKRGKEIKNYLLKQKQRFFNSLIVAVHEGDPTWYDITHIENNTHFDSEDIPEDVIAGIGILSLNGEEELFTLDGQHRLIGIKEAVAEAPHLGEDELSIIFIAHRTDLDGMERTRRLFTTLNKNAVRVSKGETIALDEDDTMAITARRLVTENPMFMEDRILNNTTDNVPRSNKTCLTTIGNLYDLLEILFTKVYVISKKKTFKDRKDELTKVRQPDHILDEHYQNARDYFKRLADSFPPLQEFVRRSDNSTVVKKYRHPEGGSILFRPIGLKISTEIIAELVLKYPLSTCFRMISKLPTDLTQTPYHGVIWHPTQKKMIIKGKTLVKNLLLYMLNHFQEDVDKLREDYAKAISIETEKVELPKKVL; this comes from the coding sequence ATGAAAAAATTATATCTTCCTTCGCTAAGAGGCATAATGGGTGATTGGGTATATTACCCTACACTTATGAAACTTAAAGACATCGCTGAAAGGGTCAAGATCGCTGAAGAAATTCACCAAAGCAAAACCTTAAGTGAAATGGTACAGCGAGAGATCAAAAGAAAACGTGGTAAGGAAATAAAAAACTATCTCCTCAAACAGAAACAACGCTTTTTCAATTCACTGATTGTAGCAGTCCATGAAGGGGACCCCACTTGGTATGATATTACCCACATTGAGAACAACACCCACTTCGATTCTGAAGATATTCCAGAAGATGTGATCGCAGGAATTGGGATTCTTAGCTTGAATGGTGAGGAAGAATTATTCACACTGGATGGGCAACACCGTCTCATAGGAATTAAAGAAGCAGTGGCAGAAGCCCCTCACTTGGGTGAAGATGAGTTGTCAATAATCTTTATTGCTCATAGGACTGATCTGGACGGAATGGAAAGAACTCGAAGACTTTTCACAACATTGAACAAAAATGCCGTCCGGGTTTCCAAAGGAGAGACAATCGCTCTCGATGAAGATGATACAATGGCGATTACTGCCCGGAGACTGGTTACGGAAAATCCAATGTTTATGGAGGATCGAATCTTAAACAATACAACTGATAATGTCCCAAGAAGTAATAAGACGTGCCTCACTACGATTGGAAATCTTTACGATTTGCTTGAGATATTATTTACCAAAGTATATGTTATATCAAAGAAGAAGACTTTCAAAGACCGAAAAGATGAACTGACAAAAGTGCGCCAACCGGATCACATTCTTGATGAGCATTATCAAAATGCTCGGGATTATTTTAAACGACTTGCAGACAGTTTTCCACCCCTGCAGGAATTCGTCAGGAGGTCTGACAATTCAACAGTTGTTAAGAAGTATAGACATCCAGAGGGTGGTAGTATCCTTTTCCGTCCTATAGGACTGAAAATCTCAACAGAAATCATCGCAGAACTCGTGCTGAAGTATCCATTATCCACGTGTTTCAGGATGATTTCAAAATTACCTACAGATCTGACTCAAACGCCTTATCATGGAGTCATCTGGCATCCTACACAAAAAAAGATGATAATAAAAGGTAAAACGCTTGTTAAAAATCTGCTACTCTATATGTTAAATCATTTTCAAGAAGATGTAGATAAATTACGTGAGGATTATGCCAAGGCAATAAGCATCGAAACAGAAAAGGTTGAATTGCCTAAAAAAGTGTTGTAA
- a CDS encoding GIY-YIG nuclease family protein: MVYQDVIHPRKDVRIYRVNFLLWREQWDAYIAPPIPLNWKCVKFEENSAVQIPTEKGIYAFVIEPRLPQFPLHGYVTYIGETGHNSNRNLRKRFRDYLNDKKKPKRNLIHSMLTTWEDYLYFYYVEVDPSQTNIKHLERTLLDTFTPPYSQVGYSAEVGAAVRVSRV, encoded by the coding sequence ATGGTATATCAAGATGTAATACACCCGAGGAAGGATGTGCGGATCTATCGGGTCAATTTCCTTCTCTGGAGAGAACAGTGGGACGCTTACATCGCTCCACCGATCCCATTAAATTGGAAATGTGTAAAATTTGAGGAAAACAGTGCAGTGCAGATCCCTACAGAAAAGGGGATTTATGCCTTTGTCATTGAGCCAAGACTTCCCCAATTTCCATTGCACGGTTATGTGACATACATTGGAGAAACAGGGCATAACAGTAACCGTAACTTACGAAAGAGATTTAGAGATTATCTGAATGACAAAAAGAAGCCAAAAAGAAATCTAATTCATTCCATGTTGACGACATGGGAGGACTATCTGTATTTTTACTATGTTGAAGTTGATCCATCCCAAACGAATATAAAACACTTGGAGCGAACATTGTTAGACACCTTTACACCTCCCTACTCCCAAGTAGGATATTCGGCAGAAGTAGGTGCCGCAGTCAGAGTATCAAGAGTGTGA
- a CDS encoding formylglycine-generating enzyme family protein, giving the protein MRFSEIRILRWRTFLTSILVLLIFTFLMSACRERADAPLVGPLPIQTITTPKDEAVMVYVPAGEFLMGTSDADIERFTEIFPLRDIARFDNERPQRTVFVDAFYIDKYEVTNKQYKRFLAETGYVPKQYLDYPPHNTPDFPAAVLAWEDAVAYVNWAGKRLPTEAEWEKAARGTDGRFWPWGNEWDGTKLSGNDGTGLKDGYKETAPIGQFPQGASPYGAHDMAGNLWEWVSDWYDPNYYRTSPPNINPKGPDTGDGHVLKGGGWAENLDFTRCANRQGGNPGSLLRGFRCVIDAPPGE; this is encoded by the coding sequence ATGAGATTTAGCGAAATCAGAATTCTCCGCTGGCGCACTTTCCTAACCTCGATCCTTGTTCTTTTGATTTTCACGTTTTTAATGTCCGCGTGTCGTGAGAGAGCAGACGCCCCCCTCGTTGGTCCCCTGCCCATTCAGACGATCACAACCCCCAAAGATGAAGCCGTAATGGTCTATGTCCCCGCTGGCGAGTTCCTGATGGGAACCAGCGACGCCGATATTGAACGCTTCACGGAGATTTTTCCGCTCCGCGATATTGCCCGGTTCGACAATGAACGTCCACAACGTACCGTCTTTGTTGATGCCTTCTACATTGACAAGTATGAAGTAACAAACAAACAATACAAGCGATTTCTCGCCGAAACCGGTTATGTCCCCAAGCAGTATTTGGATTATCCGCCGCATAACACACCAGACTTCCCCGCCGCAGTCTTAGCGTGGGAAGATGCAGTCGCCTACGTAAATTGGGCTGGCAAAAGACTCCCAACAGAAGCAGAATGGGAGAAGGCGGCTCGCGGGACAGATGGTCGCTTTTGGCCCTGGGGAAATGAATGGGATGGAACAAAACTCAGTGGAAATGATGGCACGGGGCTCAAAGATGGATATAAGGAGACCGCACCTATTGGGCAGTTTCCACAAGGCGCAAGTCCTTACGGGGCACACGATATGGCGGGTAACCTCTGGGAGTGGGTGTCCGATTGGTATGATCCAAACTATTATCGGACCTCACCTCCCAATATCAACCCGAAAGGACCCGACACCGGCGATGGACATGTGCTAAAAGGCGGCGGGTGGGCAGAGAATTTGGATTTTACGCGATGCGCCAACCGTCAGGGCGGAAACCCTGGATCTCTGTTGCGCGGGTTTCGATGTGTGATAGACGCGCCGCCTGGAGAGTAG
- a CDS encoding MYG1 family protein, which produces MEHFNHQLVLMIKKQIITHANPDLDAIVSAWIAQDFLFKGHASEVLFVSRKVPEKLMLNADCVVDVGNTYIPEKYRFDHKPPAFQNRNSTCATRLIWEYLRDTGADVAHLEPLVQITYQGDTHRNSDALKQSRIEGPHAELVKLKSEVKEITEVYRQMVLYLRSYTKNL; this is translated from the coding sequence TTGGAACATTTTAACCATCAACTTGTGCTTATGATTAAAAAACAAATTATCACACATGCAAATCCGGACCTTGATGCTATCGTCAGCGCATGGATCGCCCAAGATTTTCTCTTCAAGGGACACGCGTCAGAGGTCCTGTTTGTCAGCCGAAAAGTGCCAGAGAAACTCATGTTAAATGCCGACTGTGTGGTGGATGTCGGGAACACATACATCCCTGAAAAATACCGATTCGATCACAAGCCTCCCGCATTTCAGAATAGAAATAGCACGTGTGCAACCCGACTCATCTGGGAATACTTACGCGACACCGGTGCTGATGTCGCGCATCTTGAGCCTTTGGTCCAGATAACATATCAAGGGGATACGCATCGGAATTCCGACGCACTCAAACAGAGTCGAATTGAGGGTCCGCATGCGGAATTAGTCAAACTAAAATCGGAAGTTAAAGAGATAACAGAGGTCTATCGACAGATGGTTCTCTATCTAAGGAGTTACACAAAAAACTTATGA
- a CDS encoding PQQ-binding-like beta-propeller repeat protein has protein sequence MKQFTCLLIVLFTLLAMQTQFSSADEWHQWRGKDRTGVWNETGILEEFEGDQIPLRWRVPIGSGYSGPSVADGRVYVTDRLTKPKQIERVHCFDWETGEPIWSYTYDCVYKIDYTAGPRATVTVQDGLAYALGSMGHLHCFDAATGDIVWKRDLNAEYNINMPIWGIASAPIVEAENLIVQIGGKPDACIVAFDRKTGEEKWKALDDNASYSAPIVITQAGKRVLVCWTGANIAGLNPQTGAVYWLYPFPPESFEIAIATPIFDQNELFVTEFRQGSLLLKVAQDKLAVELGWHRKGKNEQNTDALQTTMATPVRLGDYIYGVDSYGELRCLDARNGDRMWEDLSAVRKARWSNIHLVRHPAASDNKVWMFNEHGELLITELSPEGLNIISRAKLIEPTRDQLNRRGGVTWAHPAFAYKHVFIRNDKELVCASLKK, from the coding sequence ATGAAACAGTTTACGTGCCTACTCATTGTTCTATTTACACTCCTCGCGATGCAGACGCAATTTTCAAGTGCCGATGAATGGCATCAGTGGCGTGGTAAAGACCGCACGGGCGTTTGGAATGAAACGGGTATTCTGGAAGAATTTGAAGGCGATCAGATACCGCTGCGGTGGCGCGTCCCTATCGGAAGCGGGTATAGCGGACCGAGTGTCGCTGATGGACGTGTATACGTTACAGACAGGCTCACAAAACCGAAACAGATCGAGCGTGTTCACTGCTTCGATTGGGAAACAGGTGAACCTATCTGGTCCTACACTTATGACTGCGTATACAAGATTGACTATACAGCAGGACCCCGTGCGACTGTGACCGTCCAGGATGGACTCGCTTACGCGTTAGGGTCAATGGGACATCTACACTGTTTTGATGCAGCTACGGGGGACATCGTATGGAAACGAGATCTCAATGCCGAATATAATATTAATATGCCTATCTGGGGGATCGCGAGCGCGCCTATCGTTGAAGCGGAAAACCTGATCGTTCAAATCGGCGGCAAACCGGACGCGTGTATCGTTGCGTTTGACAGGAAAACGGGTGAAGAAAAATGGAAGGCACTGGACGATAACGCCTCCTATTCCGCACCGATTGTCATTACACAAGCCGGTAAACGCGTCCTTGTCTGCTGGACGGGTGCGAATATAGCTGGTCTCAATCCACAGACTGGCGCGGTATATTGGCTCTACCCGTTTCCACCGGAGAGTTTCGAGATAGCAATTGCCACGCCTATTTTCGACCAGAATGAATTGTTCGTCACTGAGTTCCGTCAGGGATCTCTTCTGTTAAAAGTGGCACAAGATAAGTTGGCGGTAGAACTCGGCTGGCATCGTAAGGGCAAAAATGAGCAGAATACCGACGCACTTCAGACAACGATGGCAACCCCTGTGCGTCTCGGTGATTATATTTACGGTGTTGATAGTTATGGTGAACTCCGCTGTCTGGACGCGCGAAACGGCGATCGGATGTGGGAAGATCTCTCTGCCGTCCGGAAAGCGCGCTGGAGCAATATCCATCTCGTCAGACATCCCGCAGCATCGGATAACAAGGTCTGGATGTTCAATGAACACGGAGAACTCCTCATCACGGAGCTCTCCCCTGAAGGACTGAATATTATCAGCCGAGCCAAATTGATCGAACCCACACGCGATCAGTTGAACCGAAGAGGCGGCGTTACATGGGCACATCCCGCGTTCGCCTATAAGCACGTCTTCATTCGGAACGACAAAGAACTCGTTTGTGCCAGTTTAAAAAAATAG